The stretch of DNA CGAGGTGCATCAGCCGCATCGCAAACGCCCGGGCGACAAGGCCCGACCGCCCGGCACCCACCACATAGATCCTCTTTGCCGCAAGAATGGCGTCGACAAACGCGCCCGTCTCGGTGTCGTCAAGACTCCTCGCCGTCTCGTCGATCTTGTCGGTCATGAGGAGCATGAGGTCGGTGATACTGTAGCATCCCTCTGGCATCATCACCCCTTCGACCGCCCCCCACATCAGCGTGCCGGTTCTTCGATCGCCTCCTTCCTGCCCTCTTTCTTCGCGCGGTAATCCTTGATCGCCTCGTGCAGGGCGTCGGCCGCCAGGTTCGAGCAGTGCATCTTCACCGGCGGCAGACCTTCGAGTTCGTCGGCGACGTCCTGCCGCGTGATCTTCAGCGCCTCGTCGATATGCTTCCCTTTCGCCATCTCGGTGACCATGCTCGCGGTGGCGATCGCCGACCCGCAGCCGAAAGTCTTGAACTTGATCTCTGTGATGATGTCGTTCTCCACCCTGATCGAGACCTGCATCAAGTCCCCGCAGACAGGGTTTCCCACCGTCCCTATGCCGTCGGCGTTCTCGATATCCCCGACATTGCGGGGGTTCATGAAGTGGTCCATCACTTTTTTTGAATAGCCGATCTGCGGCCTGTCCTCCATATCCCACACCTCCATACATTACAGGGGAGAGATCGATCGCAGCCTCGTCACCGTCTCCTTCATCGCCCGGCCGACGAGGGGCACGTCATCCAGGGTGTTCGACCGCCCGAGGCTCATCACCACCGACCCATGGGCCTCCTCATGCGCGAGGCCGATGGCCAGGAGCACATGGGACGGTTCCAGGGTCCGTGAGGTGCAGGCCGAGCCTGTCGCCACCTGGATGCCGAAGAAGGTGTCCAGGTTCAGGAGGATGCTCTCCCCCTCGATCCTCGATAACCTGAAACTCGCGTGGTTCGGGAGGCGGAAGTCGGGGTGGCCGGTGAGATAGGACTCCTCGATCGTCAGAACCTCCTTGATCAGACTGTCCCGGACCGCCTTCTCCCGTGCCATCTCATCCTCCATCTCCAGGGCGGCAATGCGTGCCGCTTCCCCCATCCCCGCAATCGCAAAGACGTTCTCCGTCCCCGACCGCAGGCCCTTCTCCTGCCCGCCGCCCGGCATCACGGTCTGGACCTTCACCCCAGGCCCGACATAGAGCGCCGCCGCACCCCTGGGCCCGCCGAGGTCATTGCCTGAGAGGGTCAGGAGATCGATCCCGTCCTTCTGCACGTCGATAGGGATCCGGCCCGCGGCCGCCGTGGCATTGACATGGAGGTACGCCCCCTTCTCGTGCACGATCGCGGCCGCCTCCCGGACCGGCTCCACGGTCCCGATCTCGTCGTTCGCATAATGGACCGAGACGACGGTCGTCTCAGGCGCGAGGTGCTCCTCCAGGAAACCGAGGTCGACGACCCCGTAGCGGTCCACGGGTACGAACCCGAGGTCGAACCCCTGCTTCTGGAGATCTTTGGCCGGGTTCAGGACGGAGACATGCTCGATCGCACTGACAAGGATGCTTTTCCCTTTTTTCCGGTTCCTGAGGGCCGTCCCCCGGACCGCCAGATTGTTGGACTCGGTGGCGCTGCCGGTAAAGACGATCGTGGACGGTGTTTCGGCATGGACCAGGGCCGCCACCTGCACCCGGGCCTCTTCCACCGCCTGCTTCGTGGAGAGGCCGAGCGCATACAGGGACGACGGGTTGCCGTACTCCTCCTTCAGGTACTGCCCGGCAAAGGCAAGGACGCGGGGATCGACGGGAACAGACGACGCATGATCCAGATAGACCATCTTCCCCTCCCTCAGAAGGTCATCACCGCG from Methanofollis sp. encodes:
- the nifU gene encoding Fe-S cluster assembly scaffold protein NifU, giving the protein MEDRPQIGYSKKVMDHFMNPRNVGDIENADGIGTVGNPVCGDLMQVSIRVENDIITEIKFKTFGCGSAIATASMVTEMAKGKHIDEALKITRQDVADELEGLPPVKMHCSNLAADALHEAIKDYRAKKEGRKEAIEEPAR
- a CDS encoding cysteine desulfurase family protein, whose protein sequence is MVYLDHASSVPVDPRVLAFAGQYLKEEYGNPSSLYALGLSTKQAVEEARVQVAALVHAETPSTIVFTGSATESNNLAVRGTALRNRKKGKSILVSAIEHVSVLNPAKDLQKQGFDLGFVPVDRYGVVDLGFLEEHLAPETTVVSVHYANDEIGTVEPVREAAAIVHEKGAYLHVNATAAAGRIPIDVQKDGIDLLTLSGNDLGGPRGAAALYVGPGVKVQTVMPGGGQEKGLRSGTENVFAIAGMGEAARIAALEMEDEMAREKAVRDSLIKEVLTIEESYLTGHPDFRLPNHASFRLSRIEGESILLNLDTFFGIQVATGSACTSRTLEPSHVLLAIGLAHEEAHGSVVMSLGRSNTLDDVPLVGRAMKETVTRLRSISPL